The proteins below are encoded in one region of Scophthalmus maximus strain ysfricsl-2021 chromosome 4, ASM2237912v1, whole genome shotgun sequence:
- the tshz3b gene encoding teashirt homolog 3b, translating to MPRRKQQAPRRAAAYVPEDEKDAALLDEDLEGDDSAQEGEEPAAKFLCQDKDFLLKDRPGSTGFHDSPNPADFSGQELDSESHVSESSDRMSDFENSSLKNEDDVLLSKDPNTLSLSSTSAMMAAANATIPVSGDEAILATTGSVADSLEKMKAIYTSFLTNSYWSTLNLNLSQPPAEKPPRSHSSSSSSSSSSSCGSGGYDWHQTAMAKTLQQASQNHHNRLGLIQHPTVAVSTASTEPHLFSTVQLYRQSSKLYGSIFTGASKFRCKDCSAAYDTLVELTVHMNETGHYRDDNHETDSEGTKRWSKPRKRSLLEMEGKEDAQKVLKCMYCGHSFESLQDLSVHMIKTKHYQKVPLKEPVTPVAAKIISTARKRAPIEPDTPSSPDSNGGTTPKPTPLNDSNDILQRVTNPYITPNNRYGHQNGASYAWQFESRKSQILKCMECGSSHDTLQELTAHMMVTGHFIKVTNSAIKKGKPIIESSTSTPIPNPTGEEKVQSVPLAATAFSPPPAPVPPPTSISPTAMVVEIKKEEKEEECTKESIINNGNIFNKEKKAGVEDEAEEKFDISSKYSYLTEEDLEESPKGGLDILKSLENTVKSAINKAQNGAPSWGGYPSIHAAYQLPNIMKLSLGNSGKSSPFKYMFPGGEILSPTSKNHPLISPPSRQTSPLPKNNFHAMEELVKKVTEKVAKVEEKMKEPSGVVRRSPLRRTTPSPCNSETGDSAPGESPKGNRAEGCKTPENTSGGEKVLGNGNGAKHGESNEDISIKESMENGVESATVTSPLPASLTGSTAIITDHPPPEQPFINPLSALQSVMNVHLGKAAKPALPSLDPMSMLFKMSNSLAEKAAVAASTPPAQTKKPSNDHLDRYFYQQHLNNDQPIDLTKGKNADKNSNSGSLGSTALSSTASTPSSIPPPSTVTMTKASAAVASFMSNSPLRENALSDISDMLRNLTESQAISKSSTPTSQSERSDIEGVTQEETEDVSPAQKRKGRQSNWNPQHLLILQAQFASSLRQTSDGKYIMSDLSPQERMHISRFTGLSMTTISHWLANVKYQLRRTGGTKFLKNLDSGHPVFFCSDCASQIRSPSTYVSHLESHLGFRLRDLAKLSGEQLLSQISQQHHQQRHTKGLSEKLLSNFHSSSHPLASSLPTSIHSSLPISLTSSLTTSLPTTESPSPSLDDDDSGAMYQCKLCNRTFASKHAVKLHLSKTHGKSPEDHLMYVCELEKH from the coding sequence CATATGTTCCTGAAGATGAGAAGGACGCAGCCCTGTTGGATGAGGACCTGGAGGGAGATGACTCAGCTCAGGAAGGGGAGGAACCTGCCGCCAAGTTCCTCTGTCAGGACAAGGACTTCCTTCTCAAGGACAGACCAGGATCCACTGGCTTCCATGACTCCCCAAATCCTGCTGACTTTTCTGGTCAGGAGCTGGACAGTGAGTCTCACGTTAGCGAATCCAGTGACAGAATGTCTGATTTTGAGAACTCCTCACTTAAAAATGAGGATGATGTCCTCCTATCTAAAGACCCAAATACCCTGTCTCTGTCTTCCACCTCTGCCATGATGGCTGCTGCCAATGCCACTATCCCAGTAAGTGGAGATGAGGCCATTTTAGCTACAACAGGCTCTGTGGCTGACAGCCTAGAAAAGATGAAGGCCATTTATACCTCCTTCCTGACCAACTCGTATTGGTCTACACTGAATTTGAACCTGAGCCAGCCCCCTGCAGAAAAACCCCCACgcagtcacagcagcagcagtagtagcagcagtagtagtagttgtggAAGTGGAGGCTATGACTGGCACCAGACAGCTATGGCTAAAACCCTCCAGCAGGCCTCACAGAACCaccacaacagactgggcctgaTTCAACACCCAACAGTGGCTGTATCCACAGCATCTACAGAACCCCACCTATTCAGCACTGTCCAGCTGTACCGACAGAGCTCCAAGCTCTATGGCTCTATATTCACTGGTGCCAGCAAGTTCCGCTGTAAGGACTGCAGTGCAGCCTACGACACATTGGTGGAGCTCACGGTGCACATGAATGAGACAGGCCACTACCGTGATGATAACCATGAGACAGATAGTGAGGGTACTAAACGGTGGTCAAAACCTAGAAAGCGTTCCTTGCTAGAGATGGAAGGGAAGGAGGATGCACAAAAAGTCCTGAAGTGCATGTACTGCGGGCACTCCTTTGAATCTCTTCAGGACCTAAGTGTCCACATGATCAAGACAAAACATTACCAGAAAGTGCCTCTGAAAGAGCCTGTTACACCAGTGGCAGCAAAGATTATCTCCACGGCTCGAAAGAGAGCCCCTATTGAGCCAGACACACCTAGCTCACCTGACTCTAATGGAGGGACCACACCTAAGCCCACTCCCCTCAATGACTCGAATGACATACTCCAGAGGGTTACCAACCCTTATATCACACCTAACAACCGCTATGGACACCAGAATGGTGCAAGCTATGCCTGGCAGTTTGAATCCAGGAAGTCACAGATCCTCAAATGCATGGAGTGTGGCAGCTCCCACGACACACTTCAAGAACTAACTGCCCATATGATGGTGACCGGACACTTTATTAAAGTCACCAACTCTGCTATTAAGAAAGGCAAACCCATCATAGAGtcatccacctccacccccaTACCCAATCCAACAGGTGAAGAAAAGGTCCAGTCCGTTCCTCTGGCTGCCACAGCattctctcctccacctgccccAGTTCCCCCTCCAACCAGCATCTCCCCCACTGCCATGGTTGTGGAgataaaaaaggaggaaaaggaggaggaatgcACTAAAGAGTCCATCATCAACAATGGTAACATTTTCAACAAGGAGAAGAAGGCAGGAGTTGAGGATGAGGCTGAGGAGAAGTTTGACATATCTTCAAAATACTCTTATTTGACTGAAGAGGATCTGGAAGAAAGTCCAAAAGGTGGTCTTGATATCCTCAAATCTTTGGAGAACACAGTGAAATCAGCCATCAACAAAGCCCAGAATGGCGCTCCAAGTTGGGGTGGATATCCCAGTATCCATGCTGCCTATCAGCTTCCAAACATAATGAAGCTCTCTTTAGGCAATTCTGGGAAGAGCTCTCCCTTTAAGTACATGTTCCCTGGAGGGGAGATCCTCTCCCCAACTAGTAAGAACCATCCTTTGATCTCCCCTCCCAGCCGCCAGACCTCTCCTTTGCCCAAAAACAACTTCCATGCTATGGAGGAACTGGTCAAGAAAGTGACGGAGAAAGTTGCCAAGgtagaagagaaaatgaaagagccCAGTGGTGTTGTGAGGCGTTCTCCTTTGAGACGTACCACGCCCTCACCTTGCAACAGTGAGACCGGGGACTCAGCCCCTGGAGAGTCCCCTAAAGGGAATAGAGCAGAAGGCTGTAAAACTCCTGAGAATAcaagtgggggggaaaaggtactaggaaatggaaatggagcCAAACACGGAGAATCAAATGAAGATATTTCAATAAAAGAGTCAATGGAAAATGGAGTGGAGTCAGCTACTGTGACATCACCCCTGCCTGCCTCCTTGACTGGCAGTACAGCTATTATTACAGACCATCCACCTCCAGAACAGCCATTTATCAACCCCCTCAGTGCACTTCAGTCGGTAATGAACGTTCACCTGGGGAAAGCCGCTAAACCTGCCCTGCCCTCCCTTGACCCCATGAGCATGCTGTTCAAGATGAGCAACAGTCTGGCAGAGAAAGCAGCAGTGGCTGCTTCCACCCCGCCAGCACAGACCAAAAAGCCCAGTAATGACCACTTAGACCGCTACTTCTACCAGCAACATCTAAACAACGACCAACCCATAGATCTCACCAAAGGCAAAAATGCTGACAAAAACAGCAATAGTGGTTCCCTGGGTTCAACAgctctctcctccactgcttCCACCCCATCCTCaattcctcccccctccactgTCACTATGACCAAAGCTTCAGCCGCAGTAGCTTCCTTCATGTCCAACTCACCATTGAGAGAAAATGCCCTGTCAGACATCTCTGACATGCTGAGGAACCTGACAGAAAGTCAGGCTATCTCCAAGTCCTCCACACCTACCAGCCAGTCTGAGCGCTCCGACATTGAAGGTGTTACacaggaggaaacagaagatGTTTCACCAGCCCAGAAACGTAAAGGCCGCCAGTCTAACTGGAACCCTCAACACCTTCTCATCCTACAAGCCCAGTTTGCCTCCAGTCTGAGACAAACAAGTGATGGCAAGTACATAATGTCGGACCTGAGCCCACAGGAGAGAATGCACATCTCCCGTTTCACTGGACTCTCAATGACTACAATATCCCATTGGTTGGCCAATGTCAAGTACCAGCTAAGGAGGACCGGCGGGACTAAGTTCTTGAAAAACTTGGATTCAGGTCATCCAGTTTTCTTCTGCAGTGACTGTGCCTCCCAGATCCGCTCACCATCCACCTATGTCAGCCACTTGGAATCCCATTTGGGCTTCCGTCTGCGAGACCTGGCCAAGCTTTCTGGGGAGCAGCTGCTTAGCCAGATATCCCAGCAACACCATCAACAACGCCACACCAAAGGACTATCTGAAAAACTGCTCTCTAATTTTCACTCATCCAGCCACCCTTTAGCCTCCTCACTACCCACATCCATACACTCCTCCTTACCCATCTCCCTAACCTCTTCCTTAACCACCTCTCTGCCCACGACTGAAtccccatccccctccctcGATGATGACGACAGTGGGGCCATGTACCAGTGCAAGCTCTGCAACCGGACTTTTGCAAGCAAGCATGCAGTCAAGCTGCATCTGAGCAAGACTCATGGGAAGTCCCCCGAGGACCATCTCATGTATGTTTGTGAGCTGGAGAAACATTAG